A window of Desulfonatronovibrio magnus genomic DNA:
TTCAGAAAATCCTTTGCTGGTTGCTCTAACTCTTGTTCATGATCATCGATTATTTCTCGCAGCAGAGTTCTAGGAGTTGTTGTGAGCCGATTTACGATTTCTTCCTTGGCTTCTTCTATGACAACAGCAGCATCTTCTTCAGCCATTTTACGGTAATTTCTGAAAGCCCAAATCAAGTAATCAGAACCACCAGCTTTAGCTAAAGTACTCATCTGAGTATTAGACGCGGGCTCATAAGGGGCATAAACCTTTAAAGATTTGACGTTTTCACCGAAAGTTCTAGTCTTCCATTGTTTAAAAGTTTCAGCTTTTTTACGATTAGGAATTCGTTCAAGTTCTTCTACCCAGCCTTCATCATCCTCGATGAGAATACCGTATTTCTTCAAAATCCTAAGGTTGCTACTCATTTATAACCCCCATAATTAGTTTCCATTTAGAAATGTTTAACAATCTGAAATTATTCATTACACTGCAGTTGTGCCCAATCAAATTTATTACGCGATGTAGTCACAAATCAACCCCCACAACAAATCCACCCCCAGGATAGTGCAGCTAGCTGACCACCGGCAAAGGACTAACCTCTTGCAAACAGTTCTTATACGCTTCAAGCTGGCCGGTAAAGTCTAAAGACTTCTGCTCGGGGGGGAGTCCTTTTCTGTGCCATTGGTTTAATCCTGCAATTCGGCAAATTTGTTCCACACGCCCGACTTAAACCATGCCGGAATGCGGTCTGTTTTCATGGTTAAGAGGCTGGCATCGGTGACTTCTGCAAGCCAGATTTGCGTCGGCCCGGAGTTGTCAAAAATGTAGGCTCGATTTGTATAACGAATAGCTTCCGGTAATAAATCCAGTGATCGGTAATAGCGGGATGTCACTTTGTCATCAGGTACTGAATGCCCCCCAAGACGAACTCGGTTTCGTATACGGGAAATGTTGATAATAGGGTCATCGGTCGCTATGTAATACAAATAGGTGCGAAAGCCTCGCTGCTGGGCTTTTTTCAAAAAATCGACCTTGTCAGCGGAGGACATGACGGTCTCGAAAGTAAAAGAAGTTCCGCGTTCCAACAGTTTGCGCCGAAGAAAGTCAGCCGCCACCGAGGCAAAATAGGAGTTGACCACCACATCAAAAAAGCTCAGCTTGTCATCGCTAAACCGCAAATAGGCCGCCTCATCCAGCAAGTTTGCCTTATCAAGGAGAACGGAATCATTGAAAAAGGCTAAGATTTCCGATTCGGTGGTCGCTACGCCAAACATTTTCAGATCCAGAAAATCATGACTCCTGATTGCCAGCTCGATCTCATCAGGGTTGATATAGACGCCAAGCAATTCAGGGCGAATCACAGATTTGAGCGTGCTCTTGCCGGAGCCGTTGGGGCCGGCAAACATGCGCAGACGAGGGATATGACTCATTTCAGCACCCGTTTTTCCCCCACTCTTACGGGGGTGGGCGGGGCGATCTTTTTGACTATAGTGCGTGTACCGTCGGGGAACACCTCATAAACGATGCCGTTTTCACTCTGGAGCACGCTGTGGCCCGAAGCCAAAGTCTGCCAGTAGGCTTGTGTTCCAGCAGATTGAGCCAATTCAGGAATGTGTTCTTCTAAAAACTGCATACTTTTTTCGGAGATAGGCATGGTGTTTTCCTTTGTTATCATTCAAATGGACTCGGATAGGGTAAAAGTTGCAATCCGCCTATTACCGGGTCAGCCTTTTTACCGCCCATTCATTTTTACGAATATTGCTGACCCATTTGCTGCTGTCACTCATATCCTCACGGTTACGCCAGATCCCTACGAACGGCTCATCAGCAAGTTCAGGTTTTTTTTACTGCCGTTGCGTGCCCCATAGCGTGTTTTTAAGAAAGCTATGAAATCTGCAACTTGATGCTTGGCTTCGGGAGGTAAGGTGGAATAATCATGTAAAAAATTATCCTGTCTCATCATCTTTACTCCGCTTATATTTTTTTTTCGGCGGTCACTGATATTCCTCACGATAAATCATTGATTTATCCGTTAATGGATTAATGACAATTAACCAGTCAAAGCCTTCAAAATCAGCCGTATTCACAGTATATAAGCCATTTATTCCATGATCTTTTAACGTTGCTGCCAATGCCACATCAAACATCTTTTTTCGGGTTGTCACGGTTTGTAAAAGCGTAAAAAAAGTCTGGATTTGTGTCTCTTTATGGGCGAGTACCCGAACGCCGGTATCAAGGTAATCTTGGACGATACGGCTCGCATCTCCTATGGAAAGAGGGTTTTGCAATGTATGTCTTGTCATTACACTCATAAACTCAGTGAGTACTTGCGTTGACAGGCAGATCGACAATTTCCCTTCGGCATTGTCATTATTGAAGACATGTTCAATAAAATGTTTCGCCCGTTTGTGAAATTCAGCGTCTTTGTTATGCGTAAATTAACAGATTGGTGTCAATCGCAAACATGATGGTTATCCTCGTTCCGCATAGATTTCGTCCCGGTCACAATGAACGTCTTGTCCTAAATTGAAACTACGAACTTGAAACGGCTTGCGTTGACGTACTTTTGGCATCGTTGTGGGCTGCATGTCGTGCTTTAATGACTGCAAAATATATTCTATGATATGAATTCGTTCTGAAATTGGGGCATTTTCGATTTTTATAAGTATTTCATTGGCAATCATGGTTGTTCCTCCCTGTCAATATATACTGATTCAGAATTTACTTTTATTGCCCTCAACCCCCACAACAAATCCACTCACAGGATAGTGCAGGTAGCTGACAGCCGGCAAAGGACTAACCTCTTTCAAACAGTGCTTATACGCTTCAAGCTGGCCGGTAAAGTCTAAAGACTTTTGAACCGGGCTGTAATCCTCCGGACAGACCCCGTGCCAAGCCATGATAAACCGCTTTTAACCCCAAAAAAGATGTGACAAACACATCAATTTTTTTAGTTGTCACAAACGCGTAATGCTCCTGCCTGTTTTTTCTGGATTCCGGCTTTCGCCGGAATGACGGTAAAGAGTATGCATCTGCTTTTAACGTCAACCCGGATCCCGAATCAAGGTCCGGGACAGGCTTTGATCCGGGGTCAAGTATTTTGCATTTCGA
This region includes:
- a CDS encoding zeta toxin family protein, coding for MSHIPRLRMFAGPNGSGKSTLKSVIRPELLGVYINPDEIELAIRSHDFLDLKMFGVATTESEILAFFNDSVLLDKANLLDEAAYLRFSDDKLSFFDVVVNSYFASVAADFLRRKLLERGTSFTFETVMSSADKVDFLKKAQQRGFRTYLYYIATDDPIINISRIRNRVRLGGHSVPDDKVTSRYYRSLDLLPEAIRYTNRAYIFDNSGPTQIWLAEVTDASLLTMKTDRIPAWFKSGVWNKFAELQD